From a single Capsicum annuum cultivar UCD-10X-F1 chromosome 12, UCD10Xv1.1, whole genome shotgun sequence genomic region:
- the LOC124889519 gene encoding protein NRT1/ PTR FAMILY 8.2-like: MDRSIHVDDLHDKSYVHQLSFDGFMDLIKNEKKVTKSLVSNGGVDYKGNVADKQTTGGWKASPFIIVNEVAERLAFFAVAVSMVTYLVSEMHQSLPDAATHVNDWIGAAYVLTLLGAFLADAYFGRFLTIIIFSSIYLVGMILLTLSASIDSLRPPQCTKKPCPPSTNSQISFLYGALYLIALGTGGIKPCVSTFGADQFDESDKKESEKKYAFFNWFFFAINMGALLGITLMVYVQQEKGWTWGFGVPTIVMFASIVVLIVGFNKYRYQKPMGSAFTRFIQVIVVSIRNHFRGVVVRNESVLYEMKTKESDIFGARKLPHTKQYRFLDKAAVVTDPETITNNKWKLCTVTQVEEFKSFIRILPVWGSTIALSISFAQLSTFFLTQANIMDRKLGPHFTIPAGSVPIFTALNGLLLVPTYERLIVPYLRTKTGHQRGITSLQRIGVGLFVSIFALMSAALIERMRRSHSNPKGLSIFWLFPQFFLVGTAEVFSYVGQLEFFYDEATDGTRSISSALFLSEIGIGSWLSSAIVKIVESATGGVEEGWIRNNLNNSKLDYFYWILTGINGVNFLVYLIVAWRYKGRNYGRGSVRDESNLIELDGQFKKENDTREFHSMAS; the protein is encoded by the exons ATGGATAGAAGCATTCATGTTGACGATTTGCATGATAAATCATATGTTCATCAATTATCTTTTGatggatttatggatttgattaagAATGAAAAGAAG GTAACAAAAAGTTTGGTGAGCAATGGTGGCGTGGATTATAAAGGAAATGTTGCTGACAAACAAACTACTGGAGGATGGAAGGCTTCACCATTTATTATAG TCAATGAAGTGGCGGAGAGGTTGGCATTCTTTGCAGTAGCAGTAAGTATGGTGACATATTTGGTGTCTGAGATGCATCAATCACTGCCAGATGCTGCTACTCATGTCAATGATTGGATTGGAGCTGCCTATGTTTTGACATTACTTGGAGCTTTTCTAGCTGATGCTTACTTTGGTCGTTTCTTAACCATCATCATTTTCTCTTCAATCTATCTTGTG GGAATGATATTATTAACACTATCAGCATCAATAGACAGCTTAAGACCACCTCAATGCACAAAGAAGCCATGCCCTCCATCAACAAATAGCCAAATCTCATTTCTCTATGGAGCACTTTATCTCATTGCACTTGGGACAGGTGGCATTAAACCATGTGTTTCAACATTTGGAGCTGACCAATTTGATGAATCAGACAAAAAAGAATCAGAAAAGAAATATGCATTCTTTAATTGGTTCTTTTTTGCAATTAACATGGGTGCACTATTGGGAATAACACTTATGGTTTATGTGCAACAAGAAAAAGGATGgacttggggttttggtgtcccAACAATAGTTATGTTTGCATCAATTGTTGTGTTAATTGTTGGGTTTAATAAATATAGGTATCAAAAACCTATGGGAAGTGCTTTTACTAGATTTATTCAAGTTATTGTGGTTTCTATTCGCAATCATTTTAGAGGTGTTGTGGTGAGAAATGAAAGTGTATTATATGAGATGAAGACCAAAGAGAGTGATATTTTTGGTGCTCGAAAGCTTCCTCATACTAAACAATACAG ATTTTTGGATAAAGCAGCAGTAGTAACAGACCCTGAAACAATCACCAACAATAAATGGAAATTATGCACAGTAACACAAGTTGAAGAATTCAAATCCTTCATAAGAATCCTTCCAGTTTGGGGCTCTACAATTGCACTATCAATTTCATTTGCTCAACTTTCAACATTTTTCCTAACTCAAGCCAACATTATGGATCGAAAATTGGGCCCACATTTCACTATCCCGGCGGGGTCCGTCCCCATCTTCACGGCCCTGAACGGACTCCTCCTTGTCCCGACATACGAGAGATTAATCGTACCTTACCTCCGTACTAAAACGGGGCACCAACGTGGCATCACGTCATTGCAACGCATCGGGGTGGGCTTATTCGTGTCAATTTTTGCCCTAATGTCCGCCGCATTGATTGAGAGAATGAGACGCTCACACTCTAACCCTAAAGGGTTGAGCATATTTTGGCTATTTCCTCAATTTTTCCTCGTTGGTACGGCCGAAGTTTTCTCATATGTAGGTCAACTGGAGTTTTTTTATGACGAAGCGACGGACGGTACGAGGAGTATAAGTAGTGCATTATTTTTAAGTGAAATTGGAATTGGGAGTTGGTTAAGTTCTGCCATAGTGAAAATTGTTGAAAGTGCAACTGGTGGTGTAGAGGAAGGGTGGATTAGGAATAATCTAAATAATAGTAAGCTTGATTATTTTTATTGGATATTAACAGGAATTAATGGAGTGAATTTCTTAGTATATTTAATTGTTGCATGGAGGTACAAGGGAAGAAATTATGGAAGAGGATCAGTTAGAGATGAGTCTAATTTAATTGAACTTGATGGTCAATTCAAAAAGGAGAATGATACTAGGGAATTTCATAGCATGGCCTCTTGA